A genomic region of Candidatus Hydrogenedens sp. contains the following coding sequences:
- a CDS encoding alpha/beta fold hydrolase has product MPVFELPLEELWKYQGRNPKPADFDDYWKRALAELKGIDPDVKRIPAPFQSEVAECFDLYFTGVRGARVHAQYLRPKKRNKPCPTLFRFHGYGGNSGDWYEKLGFVGEGFCVCAMDVRGQGGKSTETGNVVGNILKGHIIRGLDDEPDNLLYRHIFLDTVQLVNIVSDFEEVDEQRLGAYGMSQGGALTLACAGLHPQIKKLAPMCPFLCDYKRVWEMDLALEAYEELRTYFRLFDPRHERENEIFTKLGYIDCQFLAERIQGEVLMAIGLMDQICPPSTQFSAFNKIKSKKEAVIYPDFAHEIYPGFTDKMFEFFRKDWIETNEKSK; this is encoded by the coding sequence ATGCCTGTATTTGAACTACCTTTGGAGGAATTGTGGAAATATCAGGGTAGAAATCCGAAACCTGCTGATTTTGATGATTATTGGAAAAGAGCATTAGCAGAATTAAAAGGTATAGACCCTGATGTAAAACGAATTCCTGCTCCATTTCAAAGTGAGGTTGCAGAATGTTTTGATTTGTATTTTACGGGTGTCCGCGGAGCAAGAGTGCATGCTCAATACCTTAGACCTAAGAAAAGAAACAAACCCTGTCCAACATTATTTCGTTTTCACGGCTATGGCGGGAATTCTGGGGATTGGTATGAAAAATTGGGTTTTGTAGGAGAAGGGTTTTGTGTATGTGCTATGGATGTTCGCGGACAAGGTGGTAAGTCCACCGAAACAGGAAATGTCGTTGGAAATATATTAAAAGGGCATATTATACGGGGTTTGGATGATGAACCTGATAATTTGCTTTATCGCCATATCTTTCTGGACACAGTACAATTGGTTAATATTGTCAGTGATTTTGAAGAAGTAGATGAACAACGGCTTGGTGCGTATGGAATGTCACAGGGTGGGGCACTAACTTTAGCCTGTGCAGGACTACATCCGCAGATAAAAAAGTTGGCACCCATGTGTCCGTTTCTTTGTGATTATAAACGAGTTTGGGAGATGGACCTCGCTTTAGAAGCCTATGAAGAACTTCGGACCTATTTTCGTCTATTCGACCCAAGACATGAAAGAGAAAATGAAATCTTTACAAAGTTGGGATATATAGATTGCCAATTTTTAGCAGAGCGTATTCAGGGAGAGGTGCTTATGGCTATCGGGTTAATGGACCAGATTTGTCCACCTTCTACACAGTTTTCAGCATTTAACAAGATAAAATCGAAAAAAGAAGCGGTAATTTACCCCGATTTTGCCCATGAAATTTATCCCGGTTTCACAGATAAAATGTTTGAATTTTTCCGCAAAGATTGGATTGAAACGAACGAAAAATCAAAATAA